A region of Brevundimonas sp. NIBR10 DNA encodes the following proteins:
- a CDS encoding coniferyl-alcohol dehydrogenase has product MVDPLGFAGKRIVVTGCASGIGHATASLLIEAGAEVHGMDLHPSDLSLAAFNKVDLGDPVSIDTLGFEGRLDALLNCAGMSPTRPAVEIVSVNFLGTRYLTKKLVDHMSVGSAIVNVSSNGGARWRNRRSDLLAFIDTASFAEGLAWFETNKHTIPNGYAFSKEALIVWTLQQSQSLIRRGIRINATSPGAVQTPMLVDIETRVPGEVIDAVAQPIGRRSTPVEQAWPLLMLASDAAAYINGVDLAVDGGWAAGMMLGD; this is encoded by the coding sequence ATGGTCGATCCGCTCGGCTTCGCAGGCAAGCGGATTGTCGTCACTGGATGCGCGTCGGGGATCGGTCACGCGACCGCATCGCTGTTGATCGAGGCCGGCGCCGAGGTGCATGGCATGGATCTGCACCCGTCGGACCTTTCGCTTGCGGCCTTCAACAAGGTCGATCTCGGCGACCCTGTGTCAATCGATACACTGGGATTTGAAGGTCGGCTGGACGCACTCCTCAACTGCGCCGGGATGTCACCGACAAGGCCCGCCGTCGAGATTGTGAGCGTCAACTTTTTGGGCACCCGGTATCTGACCAAGAAACTTGTCGATCACATGAGCGTCGGAAGCGCGATCGTGAATGTTTCCTCGAACGGCGGCGCTCGGTGGCGAAATCGACGATCGGACCTGCTCGCATTTATCGATACAGCCTCGTTCGCCGAGGGCCTCGCCTGGTTCGAGACCAACAAGCACACGATCCCCAACGGCTACGCCTTTTCGAAGGAAGCCCTGATCGTCTGGACACTTCAGCAGTCTCAATCGCTGATCCGGCGCGGTATCCGCATCAACGCCACCAGCCCCGGCGCGGTCCAGACCCCGATGCTGGTCGATATCGAAACCAGGGTGCCCGGCGAAGTGATCGACGCCGTCGCTCAACCGATCGGCCGACGCTCGACGCCGGTCGAGCAGGCATGGCCCCTCTTGATGCTGGCCAGCGATGCAGCAGCCTACATCAACGGCGTTGACCTCGCCGTGGATGGCGGCTGGGCGGCCGGCATGATGTTGGGGGACTAG
- a CDS encoding biotin/lipoyl-containing protein codes for MAFDIILPKIGFSMTEGVLSEWLAEDGASITEGQPLYSIESDKSVNEVEAPASGTLRITGVAGTTYDVGAVIGTIE; via the coding sequence ATGGCATTCGACATCATCCTGCCCAAGATCGGCTTCTCGATGACGGAAGGCGTCCTCAGCGAATGGCTTGCAGAGGACGGCGCAAGCATCACTGAAGGCCAGCCGCTCTACTCGATCGAGAGCGACAAGTCGGTCAACGAGGTCGAGGCGCCGGCCTCGGGCACGCTTCGGATCACGGGCGTCGCTGGCACGACCTATGACGTCGGCGCCGTCATCGGCACGATCGAGTAG
- a CDS encoding alpha-ketoacid dehydrogenase subunit beta produces MPKINIIQAINEAIAESMVADPKVIVLGEDVADREGGGVVGITRGLSTRFGDARVRSTPIAEQAIMGAAIGAAINGYKPVAEIMLMNFTTVAMDMIVNHAAKLRFMSGGQTTVPIVIRMMTGAGIAAAAQHSDFLEAWFAHTAGIKVVAPSNAADAKGLMLSCIADPDPCMFIECSRAYGNACEVPADQGPIPLGKARIAQEGRDVTIISYSEIFMRAEAAAKELEADGVSVELIDLRTISPWDRETVIASVRKTGRAVIAHEAVRQFGVGAEIAATLQEELFGELKAPVKRLGAPYTSVPFSPGLEQLFIVSVKDIADAARATLGAKTPAALAVS; encoded by the coding sequence ATGCCCAAGATCAACATCATCCAGGCCATCAACGAGGCCATCGCGGAATCCATGGTGGCGGATCCCAAGGTCATCGTCCTGGGCGAGGACGTGGCCGACCGCGAAGGCGGCGGGGTTGTCGGCATCACGCGCGGCCTGTCCACCCGCTTCGGCGATGCTCGTGTCCGGTCCACGCCCATCGCCGAACAGGCGATCATGGGGGCGGCCATCGGCGCGGCGATCAACGGCTACAAGCCGGTCGCCGAGATCATGCTGATGAACTTCACCACCGTGGCCATGGACATGATCGTAAACCACGCCGCAAAGCTGCGGTTCATGTCAGGCGGCCAGACGACGGTTCCGATCGTGATCCGCATGATGACGGGTGCCGGCATCGCGGCCGCCGCCCAGCACAGCGACTTCCTTGAGGCCTGGTTCGCCCACACGGCGGGCATCAAGGTTGTTGCCCCGTCGAACGCCGCTGACGCCAAGGGGCTGATGCTGTCCTGCATCGCCGATCCCGACCCCTGTATGTTCATCGAATGCTCGCGCGCCTACGGCAATGCCTGCGAGGTTCCGGCCGACCAGGGGCCGATCCCGCTCGGCAAGGCCCGGATCGCCCAGGAAGGCCGCGACGTCACCATCATCAGCTACTCCGAAATTTTCATGCGCGCCGAGGCTGCGGCCAAGGAGCTGGAGGCGGATGGCGTCTCGGTCGAACTGATCGATCTGCGGACCATCTCGCCATGGGACCGCGAGACCGTCATCGCCTCGGTCCGCAAGACCGGTCGCGCCGTGATCGCACACGAAGCCGTCCGCCAGTTCGGTGTCGGCGCCGAGATCGCCGCCACCTTGCAGGAGGAGTTGTTCGGCGAACTTAAGGCTCCAGTGAAACGTCTGGGTGCCCCCTATACGTCGGTGCCGTTCTCGCCTGGCCTCGAACAGCTGTTCATCGTGTCGGTCAAAGATATCGCCGACGCCGCCCGCGCCACTCTCGGCGCGAAAACTCCCGCGGCCTTGGCCGTTTCCTGA
- a CDS encoding thiamine pyrophosphate-dependent dehydrogenase E1 component subunit alpha, with the protein MATTGQGEGVNAAVPDAATQIEIYRRMSLIMQNDEASRKVVRSGRLMMPYYSPRGQEVIPSAVSVNLTNEDQICTIYRGIHDMLAKGVPLKDLWAEVAGRVTGTCKGKGGPMHITHPASGAILTTGIVGSSMPIANGLAWAHKLDGTRRVVIAYFGDGASNIGAFHESLNLASLWKLPVVFVCQNNRFGEHTRYENATSVDQISKRAVGYNMPGVTVDGNDPFAMYAAANEAINRARDGDGPTLIEAMTFRFFGHVFGDDDFYMTKEEKAEAIAKDPVPAFRARLIADGVATEAQLADLEADLAKQIEEAIQYALASDLPSADELTRDVFAAETEAA; encoded by the coding sequence ATGGCCACGACAGGGCAAGGCGAGGGCGTGAACGCAGCCGTTCCGGATGCCGCCACTCAGATCGAAATCTACCGGCGGATGTCCCTCATCATGCAGAACGACGAGGCCTCCCGGAAGGTCGTGCGGTCGGGCCGACTGATGATGCCCTATTATTCCCCGCGGGGTCAGGAGGTTATCCCGTCCGCCGTGTCCGTGAACCTCACCAATGAGGATCAGATCTGCACCATCTATCGTGGGATCCACGACATGCTGGCCAAGGGCGTCCCGCTCAAGGACCTGTGGGCCGAGGTGGCCGGGCGGGTCACCGGCACCTGCAAGGGCAAGGGCGGCCCGATGCACATCACCCATCCTGCGTCCGGAGCCATCCTGACGACCGGCATCGTCGGCTCATCGATGCCGATTGCGAACGGCCTGGCCTGGGCCCACAAGCTTGATGGAACGCGTCGGGTGGTTATCGCCTATTTCGGCGACGGAGCCTCCAATATCGGGGCCTTCCACGAAAGCCTGAACCTGGCCTCGCTTTGGAAGCTGCCCGTCGTCTTCGTCTGCCAGAACAACCGGTTCGGCGAACACACCCGCTATGAGAACGCCACCTCGGTTGATCAGATTTCCAAACGCGCCGTGGGGTACAACATGCCCGGCGTCACCGTGGACGGAAACGACCCGTTCGCCATGTATGCAGCCGCCAATGAAGCCATCAACCGGGCCCGCGACGGCGATGGGCCGACCCTGATCGAGGCCATGACCTTCCGCTTCTTCGGTCACGTCTTCGGCGACGACGACTTCTACATGACCAAGGAAGAGAAGGCCGAGGCGATCGCCAAGGACCCTGTCCCGGCCTTCCGCGCCCGGCTAATCGCCGACGGCGTGGCGACCGAGGCCCAACTCGCCGACCTTGAGGCCGATCTGGCCAAACAGATCGAGGAGGCCATCCAGTATGCTCTCGCCAGCGACCTGCCGTCCGCCGACGAACTGACCCGCGACGTTTTCGCTGCTGAAACCGAGGCCGCCTGA
- a CDS encoding thioesterase family protein — MSDSFYTRLGDGFAPTGLGVSVWNPNAQMGVALAGLAAHVLDTIPAPAAMSPARLTIDILGAVPLAPLTPAVRIVREGKRMQVLEVELSLGNRTWVRASALRVRTALSPVAEPAPSHPFPDLAESVGITHDSDFATTVRLHGGFPDPGPGAWWVKPKVSVVAGCPLSALEGVAMVSDYGSGVGPLVSSKDWTYANVDVSIHLTRIPRGPWLLIDTRSESAGNGIGMVHSRLGDQDGMIGMAHQTVFLDRR, encoded by the coding sequence GTGAGCGACAGCTTCTATACCCGCCTCGGCGACGGCTTTGCGCCGACAGGTCTGGGCGTTAGCGTCTGGAACCCGAATGCCCAGATGGGTGTCGCGCTCGCTGGGCTTGCAGCCCACGTCCTGGACACGATCCCCGCTCCCGCCGCCATGTCCCCTGCCCGGCTGACGATCGATATTCTCGGTGCCGTGCCGCTCGCGCCCCTTACACCCGCTGTCCGGATCGTTCGCGAAGGCAAGCGAATGCAGGTGCTCGAAGTCGAACTGTCCCTGGGAAATCGGACCTGGGTCAGGGCGTCTGCGCTGAGGGTCAGAACGGCCCTGTCTCCTGTGGCCGAGCCGGCGCCATCCCACCCGTTCCCTGACCTCGCCGAGAGCGTGGGGATCACTCACGATTCCGATTTCGCGACCACCGTGCGCCTTCACGGCGGCTTTCCTGATCCCGGTCCCGGCGCATGGTGGGTGAAGCCGAAGGTCTCAGTCGTCGCCGGTTGCCCCTTGAGCGCGCTGGAAGGCGTCGCGATGGTTTCGGACTATGGTTCCGGCGTGGGGCCCCTCGTCTCGTCGAAGGATTGGACCTACGCCAACGTCGACGTTTCGATCCACCTTACGCGGATTCCACGGGGGCCGTGGCTGCTGATCGACACGCGCAGCGAGAGCGCGGGAAATGGAATCGGAATGGTGCACAGTCGGCTTGGTGATCAGGACGGCATGATCGGCATGGCGCACCAGACCGTGTTTCTCGACCGCCGCTGA